In a genomic window of Hyphomonas sp.:
- a CDS encoding GSU2403 family nucleotidyltransferase fold protein translates to MPISELPLIIQTSYAELIDQLRVQAASDFPEGSTFRKRTISGKVYWYVQEPTGPTGRPAERYLGVDTPERRKAIENGQRAKADADSRRAIVRALKGAGLPEPDGLTSAVIEALAAAGVFRLRGVLVGTVAFQTYAGLLGIKLPGAAIRTGDVDLAQDYGVSVAINESIDAPLIEVLKTVDQDFRPVPSIAGPNVVSAYTRPGGYRVDVLTTNRGADRDEPVNLPSLKTDAVALRFLDFLLRDTVETAVLSRFGTLVNVPAPERYAVHKLIVSTLRKETGESAAKADKDVVQAGLLIDALFAKRRNSDLEDALREAAGRGPGWRERLEAASERLDNEQKDPFAELLSKSAPG, encoded by the coding sequence ATGCCGATTTCAGAACTGCCTCTTATCATCCAGACCAGCTATGCGGAGCTGATCGATCAGCTGCGAGTCCAGGCTGCGTCCGATTTCCCGGAAGGCTCCACTTTCAGGAAGCGGACGATTTCAGGCAAGGTCTATTGGTACGTGCAGGAACCAACCGGCCCGACCGGAAGGCCGGCTGAACGCTATCTCGGTGTCGATACACCCGAACGCCGCAAGGCGATTGAAAATGGCCAAAGGGCCAAAGCCGATGCCGACAGTCGCAGAGCTATCGTAAGAGCCTTAAAAGGGGCCGGCCTGCCCGAACCGGACGGCCTGACAAGCGCTGTGATAGAAGCGCTCGCAGCGGCCGGCGTCTTTCGGCTGCGCGGCGTTCTTGTCGGCACTGTCGCATTTCAAACCTATGCCGGATTGCTCGGCATCAAGCTTCCCGGCGCTGCGATCCGCACGGGCGATGTCGATCTTGCCCAGGACTATGGCGTGTCGGTGGCGATCAACGAATCTATCGACGCGCCGCTGATCGAGGTCCTGAAGACTGTCGATCAGGACTTTCGGCCTGTCCCCTCGATCGCCGGACCGAATGTCGTCTCAGCCTATACGCGACCGGGTGGCTACCGGGTCGATGTCCTGACGACCAATCGGGGTGCTGATCGCGATGAGCCAGTCAACCTGCCAAGCCTGAAAACAGACGCCGTCGCCCTCCGCTTCCTCGACTTCCTTTTGCGCGATACGGTCGAAACAGCGGTACTCTCCCGCTTCGGCACGCTGGTCAATGTGCCGGCGCCGGAGCGGTATGCTGTCCACAAGCTCATCGTTTCGACCCTTCGCAAGGAAACCGGGGAGAGCGCCGCAAAAGCAGACAAGGATGTGGTCCAGGCCGGCCTCCTGATCGATGCGCTGTTCGCCAAGCGCCGCAATTCAGATCTGGAGGATGCGCTACGAGAAGCCGCCGGGCGCGGACCAGGCTGGCGCGAACGCCTCGAAGCGGCATCGGAAAGACTGGACAATGAACAAAAAGATCCATTTGCGGAACTGCTGAGCAAGAGCGCTCCGGGATAA
- the trbL gene encoding P-type conjugative transfer protein TrbL, with product MEEMDIIDRFLATFIAYVDSGFGLLAGDVGYLTSTLIVIDITLAGLFWALAQNHDLMASLIKKVLYVGAFAFIIGNFALLSNVVFESFAGLGVKATGGEIEAGDLMRPGFVAGIGFEAAQPLLEEIGDLTGPIRFFHNFILIVVLFLGWVVILAAFFILAIQLFVTIIEFKLTTLAGFVLVPFALWNKTSFLAERVLGHVITSGIKLMVLAIVIGIGSTLFSAITDAFATPDRITLADVMGTMLGALVFLWMGIFAPGMASGLITGAPQLGAGSVVGTTAGVAAGSYVAAAGAGAAARGAVSTTMSAVRAGASVTGSARTSYSMGRVASGQSGVRGAAAGMGGVAMAAGGAVKRAASAPFRSIGEARRQGADRAWRASGGSRTAPAPDTQSQSDNSQAWARRFQTEQRFSQAGGMAAHAVRDGDRGSAGAQPSLSSNDRDD from the coding sequence ATGGAAGAGATGGACATCATCGACCGGTTCCTGGCGACCTTTATCGCCTATGTGGATTCAGGGTTCGGGCTGCTGGCAGGAGATGTCGGCTATCTCACCTCGACCCTGATCGTGATCGACATCACGCTGGCAGGACTGTTCTGGGCGCTCGCCCAGAACCATGACCTCATGGCGTCCCTGATCAAGAAAGTCCTCTATGTCGGGGCCTTCGCGTTCATCATCGGTAACTTCGCCCTCCTCTCCAATGTCGTCTTCGAGAGTTTTGCCGGTCTTGGCGTCAAGGCGACCGGCGGTGAGATCGAAGCGGGCGATCTGATGCGGCCGGGCTTTGTGGCGGGTATCGGGTTCGAGGCCGCCCAGCCGCTGCTCGAAGAGATCGGCGACCTGACAGGCCCGATCCGCTTCTTCCATAATTTCATCCTGATCGTCGTCCTGTTCCTCGGCTGGGTCGTGATCCTCGCGGCCTTCTTTATCCTCGCCATCCAGCTCTTCGTCACCATCATCGAGTTCAAGCTCACGACACTCGCCGGCTTTGTGCTGGTACCCTTTGCCCTCTGGAACAAGACAAGCTTCCTCGCCGAACGCGTGCTCGGACATGTCATCACCTCCGGCATCAAGCTGATGGTACTCGCCATCGTGATCGGAATTGGATCAACGCTTTTTTCGGCGATCACCGATGCCTTTGCGACACCGGACCGGATCACGCTCGCCGATGTGATGGGCACGATGCTTGGCGCGCTCGTCTTCCTCTGGATGGGCATCTTTGCCCCCGGCATGGCCTCCGGCCTCATCACAGGCGCGCCGCAGCTCGGCGCAGGCTCCGTCGTCGGAACCACAGCCGGCGTCGCAGCCGGCAGCTATGTGGCCGCCGCAGGCGCAGGGGCCGCCGCGCGCGGCGCGGTGTCGACGACGATGAGTGCCGTCCGGGCCGGCGCCTCGGTCACGGGCAGCGCGCGCACCTCCTATTCCATGGGCCGCGTCGCCTCAGGCCAGTCCGGCGTCCGGGGCGCAGCCGCTGGCATGGGCGGCGTTGCCATGGCGGCCGGCGGAGCCGTGAAACGGGCCGCGAGCGCCCCGTTCCGGTCTATTGGCGAGGCCCGTAGGCAAGGCGCAGACCGCGCCTGGCGCGCGAGCGGCGGCAGCCGGACTGCGCCCGCACCCGATACGCAATCACAATCCGATAACAGCCAGGCCTGGGCCCGCCGGTTCCAGACCGAGCAACGCTTCAGCCAGGCGGGCGGCATGGCCGCCCATGCGGTACGCGATGGCGACCGCGGCAGTGCGGGTGCCCAGCCAAGCCTCTCCAGCAATGACAGGGATGACTGA
- the trbJ gene encoding P-type conjugative transfer protein TrbJ: MKPLLASTALALLVIAPISTPLVQTAEAQFGGVVYDPANHAQNILQAVRALQEIQNQVQQLTHEIEMLENMARNLETLPINVAEALIRDRITQIEAVIANAEGVSQEVGEVERDYNELYPETYGTAPPPNAELVEEARDQWRQSRSAYRHTLSVSAAALQDNETKAEAITRLVAESQGAAGSLQAAQAGNQLDALQVEQLIQIESMMAVHYRAEALDRARELQEEERAKARLSRFFGRVE, from the coding sequence ATGAAACCCCTTCTCGCATCAACCGCCCTTGCCCTTCTCGTCATCGCTCCGATCAGCACGCCCTTGGTCCAGACGGCAGAGGCCCAGTTCGGCGGGGTCGTTTATGACCCCGCCAATCACGCCCAGAATATCCTGCAGGCCGTGCGCGCCCTTCAGGAAATCCAGAACCAGGTCCAGCAGCTCACCCATGAAATCGAGATGCTGGAGAACATGGCCCGCAATCTCGAAACCCTGCCCATCAACGTTGCCGAAGCCCTGATCCGCGACAGGATCACACAGATCGAGGCGGTCATCGCAAACGCCGAAGGCGTCAGCCAGGAGGTCGGCGAGGTCGAGCGCGACTATAATGAGCTCTATCCGGAGACCTATGGAACCGCCCCGCCGCCAAATGCCGAACTCGTCGAGGAAGCCCGCGATCAGTGGCGCCAGTCGAGATCGGCCTACCGCCACACGCTGAGCGTCTCTGCCGCGGCCCTCCAGGACAATGAAACCAAGGCCGAGGCGATCACAAGGCTCGTTGCAGAAAGCCAGGGCGCGGCCGGAAGCCTGCAGGCGGCCCAGGCCGGCAACCAGCTGGACGCCCTTCAGGTCGAACAGCTCATCCAGATCGAATCCATGATGGCCGTCCATTACCGCGCCGAGGCGCTCGACCGGGCGCGCGAGCTCCAGGAAGAGGAACGCGCAAAGGCGCGCCTTTCCCGCTTCTTCGGACGGGTGGAATAG